A stretch of Imperialibacter roseus DNA encodes these proteins:
- a CDS encoding biotin/lipoyl-containing protein, whose translation MSKEIGLCLVYRDMWQSSGKYMPRKDQLVKVAAPIVDMGCWRRVETNGGGFEQINLLYGENPNRSVREWTQPFNDAGIQTQMLERGLNGLRMYPVPMDVRELMFRVKKKQGTDISRSFDGLNDTRSIINSIKLAKKGGMIAQAALSITHSPIHTVDYFVNMAGTLIDAGADEIAVKDMAGIGRPASIGKIVAGIKAIKKDILVQYHGHSGPGFSVVSSLEAARAGADIIDVGMEPLSWGTGHADLLTVHAMLRDAGFSLPDINMKAYMQVRTLTQEFIDDFLGYYIDPKNRLMNSLLIGPGLPGGMMGSLMADLEKNLVSVNKAREKNGEPAMSQDDLLIKLFEEVEHIWPKMGYPPLVTPYSQYVKNAALMNVMQMNKGKERWSMLDDNTWDMMLGKSGQLPGPVADELKALAKAQNREFFEGDPHSLYPNELEKIRGEMKEKGWEFGEDEEELLEYAMHPKQYIDYKSGKAKKAFDEDLAQRKAAASAPAAQATSQTPAMAALPQTLMVDVNGEAFRVTVSYDGDSQPTSASEAPAMPQASSNGHTQDILAPLEGKFFATKDAGEKAIKPGDFIKKGDTVGYIEAMKVINAISSDKEGTVVEVCFKDGQEVYDDDVLVRVKS comes from the coding sequence ATGAGTAAGGAAATAGGACTTTGTCTTGTGTACAGAGACATGTGGCAGTCGTCGGGCAAGTACATGCCCAGGAAAGACCAATTGGTGAAGGTGGCAGCCCCTATAGTAGACATGGGCTGCTGGAGGAGAGTGGAAACCAACGGCGGCGGTTTTGAACAAATCAATTTGCTTTATGGTGAAAACCCCAACCGCTCGGTTCGGGAATGGACACAACCGTTCAATGATGCAGGTATTCAAACGCAAATGCTTGAAAGAGGCCTGAACGGGCTTCGCATGTATCCCGTGCCCATGGATGTGCGGGAGTTGATGTTCAGGGTGAAGAAAAAGCAGGGCACCGATATATCCCGCTCATTCGATGGCCTCAACGACACCAGGAGCATCATCAATTCAATAAAGCTGGCAAAAAAGGGAGGCATGATTGCCCAGGCGGCATTGAGCATTACCCACAGCCCTATCCACACCGTCGACTATTTTGTGAACATGGCGGGCACCTTGATAGATGCTGGAGCAGATGAAATAGCCGTGAAAGACATGGCAGGCATTGGTCGCCCGGCTTCTATTGGCAAAATAGTGGCCGGTATCAAGGCGATCAAAAAAGACATATTGGTGCAATACCATGGCCATTCCGGGCCAGGCTTTTCGGTTGTTTCCTCGTTGGAGGCAGCCCGAGCGGGTGCAGATATCATCGACGTGGGCATGGAGCCGCTGTCGTGGGGCACAGGGCATGCTGATTTGCTCACTGTTCATGCTATGCTGAGAGATGCTGGGTTTTCGTTGCCTGATATCAACATGAAAGCCTATATGCAGGTGAGAACGCTGACACAGGAGTTCATAGATGATTTTCTGGGATACTATATCGATCCTAAAAACCGGCTGATGAATTCACTGCTGATTGGCCCGGGCTTGCCAGGAGGCATGATGGGCAGCCTGATGGCCGATCTGGAGAAGAACCTGGTTTCTGTGAACAAAGCCAGAGAGAAAAACGGAGAACCTGCCATGTCGCAGGACGACCTGCTGATCAAGCTGTTTGAGGAAGTGGAGCATATCTGGCCGAAGATGGGCTATCCGCCACTGGTGACCCCCTATAGCCAGTATGTGAAAAATGCTGCACTCATGAATGTGATGCAGATGAACAAGGGCAAGGAACGCTGGAGTATGCTGGACGATAACACCTGGGATATGATGCTGGGCAAGTCCGGTCAGCTGCCAGGGCCTGTAGCTGATGAATTGAAAGCTTTGGCCAAAGCACAAAACCGGGAGTTTTTTGAAGGCGATCCGCACAGCCTATACCCAAATGAGCTCGAGAAAATCAGGGGCGAGATGAAGGAAAAAGGCTGGGAGTTTGGAGAGGATGAAGAGGAGCTGCTGGAATATGCCATGCATCCTAAGCAATACATCGATTACAAGTCGGGTAAAGCCAAGAAAGCTTTTGATGAGGATTTGGCACAAAGAAAAGCAGCTGCGTCGGCGCCTGCTGCTCAGGCTACAAGCCAAACGCCAGCCATGGCAGCCCTGCCTCAAACATTAATGGTAGATGTGAACGGTGAGGCATTCCGGGTGACGGTATCCTACGATGGAGATAGTCAGCCGACGTCGGCTTCCGAAGCTCCGGCTATGCCGCAGGCTTCCAGCAACGGACATACGCAGGACATACTGGCTCCGCTTGAAGGCAAATTCTTTGCAACGAAAGACGCTGGCGAAAAGGCCATCAAGCCAGGTGACTTTATAAAAAAGGGTGATACTGTGGGCTACATAGAGGCCATGAAGGTGATCAACGCTATTTCCTCCGATAAAGAAGGGACAGTAGTGGAAGTTTGTTTCAAAGACGGGCAGGAGGTATACGATGACGACGTGCTGGTGAGAGTGAAAAGTTAA
- a CDS encoding OadG family transporter subunit, whose translation MEDIERAVSLMGVGMITVFLVLALVVLTGNALIKFVNTFVPETLQASPKSPSTQTSQVASKKIAAITSAVHQLSGGKANIQKIEKL comes from the coding sequence ATGGAAGATATAGAAAGAGCAGTTTCCCTGATGGGAGTAGGTATGATTACTGTGTTCCTGGTATTGGCCCTGGTGGTGCTTACAGGAAATGCACTCATCAAGTTTGTCAACACCTTTGTTCCGGAAACCTTACAGGCTTCCCCCAAATCCCCTTCCACACAAACATCCCAGGTAGCTTCCAAAAAAATAGCAGCCATTACCTCGGCGGTTCATCAGCTCTCAGGAGGTAAGGCCAACATCCAAAAGATTGAGAAATTGTAG
- a CDS encoding ATP-binding cassette domain-containing protein, whose protein sequence is MHDQLLLKLDNLTARYGEKIVFKDLSFEVRSGECWALLGHSGSGKSALLEAIAGNFNVVKGQVIRPFYDEYIRAHPPKDPYFNYRQLISYLPVKYQFKNLSNTSEFFYQQRFNAAFSEDAPTVEDFLNDEAQKSLAEGSWDVSKVISLFQLEPLRQKQLIKLSNGETKRLRLAASLLKNPRLLLLDSPLVGLDVTTRTAFNSILDEIITSGIAIVLTTAVDEIPSVVTHAVILDNCQIEQVATRERFSSIKLSTPPSYSLDATKVNRLTENQPLSKYKLIVGMKEVTVKYGDSTILSGVSWAIKPGERWALRGQNGAGKSTLLSLINGDNPQAYANDITLFDHKRGSGESIWDIKKKIGFVSPELLQYFHSRATCWEIVASGFHDTLGYLKPVNKEQASLVDEWLDLLELQRSGTQIFETASPTTQRIILLARAMTKNPPLLILDEPCQGLDHVQQTRVRTVVDAVCSASSTALIYVTHYEEELPACVDHVLQLEKGRRVI, encoded by the coding sequence ATGCACGATCAGCTTCTTCTTAAGCTCGACAACCTAACCGCTCGTTACGGTGAAAAAATCGTTTTCAAAGACTTGTCCTTTGAGGTGAGAAGCGGTGAGTGCTGGGCTCTTCTGGGGCATAGTGGATCCGGTAAAAGCGCCCTGCTGGAGGCCATTGCAGGTAATTTCAATGTTGTAAAGGGGCAAGTCATCAGGCCTTTTTACGATGAATACATCAGGGCCCATCCGCCAAAAGACCCCTATTTTAACTACCGGCAGCTCATCAGCTACCTCCCAGTAAAGTACCAGTTCAAGAATCTTTCCAACACTTCGGAGTTCTTTTACCAGCAACGCTTTAATGCCGCCTTTTCAGAGGATGCCCCAACCGTCGAAGATTTTCTTAATGACGAGGCGCAGAAAAGCTTAGCAGAAGGGTCCTGGGACGTCAGCAAAGTCATCTCGCTTTTCCAGCTTGAGCCGCTGCGTCAGAAGCAGCTTATCAAGCTAAGCAATGGAGAAACCAAAAGACTCAGGCTGGCAGCCTCCCTGCTGAAAAACCCCAGGTTGTTGCTTTTGGATAGTCCACTTGTTGGCCTGGATGTGACAACCAGGACAGCGTTCAATTCCATCCTTGACGAAATCATCACTTCTGGCATCGCCATTGTGCTTACCACCGCTGTTGATGAAATACCCTCCGTGGTTACACATGCCGTCATTCTGGACAATTGTCAGATTGAACAAGTCGCCACCCGGGAAAGATTTAGTTCAATTAAGCTGTCCACCCCCCCCTCTTACTCCCTTGATGCCACCAAAGTGAACAGGCTGACAGAAAATCAACCGCTATCAAAATACAAATTGATCGTGGGTATGAAAGAAGTGACCGTCAAATATGGAGACAGCACTATTCTCAGCGGCGTCAGTTGGGCAATCAAGCCGGGAGAACGCTGGGCGCTGCGAGGACAAAACGGCGCAGGAAAGTCAACGCTACTAAGCCTGATCAATGGAGACAACCCCCAGGCCTATGCCAACGACATCACGCTGTTTGACCACAAGCGAGGCAGCGGAGAAAGCATTTGGGACATCAAGAAAAAAATTGGTTTTGTATCGCCAGAGCTTCTACAGTACTTTCATTCCAGGGCTACCTGCTGGGAAATTGTCGCTTCTGGCTTTCATGACACACTTGGCTATCTAAAGCCTGTGAACAAGGAGCAGGCGTCTTTGGTCGACGAGTGGCTTGACCTGCTTGAGCTGCAGCGTTCGGGCACACAAATTTTCGAAACAGCCTCGCCCACCACACAGCGAATCATTCTCCTTGCCAGAGCCATGACAAAAAACCCTCCTCTGCTTATCCTCGACGAGCCGTGTCAGGGCCTTGATCATGTGCAACAAACAAGGGTGCGGACAGTGGTAGATGCTGTTTGTAGCGCATCCTCCACAGCACTCATTTATGTCACACATTATGAGGAAGAATTGCCTGCATGTGTTGACCACGTGCTTCAGCTGGAAAAGGGAAGAAGAGTCATTTGA
- the rsgA gene encoding ribosome small subunit-dependent GTPase A, producing the protein MEYNHLSPLGWNTYFENQITQDERELIVGKVSIENKTNYQVLAAGETYIAEATGRLFYMAETDAELPKVGDWVLMMEIDKGKAVIQKVLQRQSVISRKVPGKKLEEQIIATNIDKLFIVQGLDSNFNLARLERYLALAQNVEPIIVLNKADLCPHPEDIVRQVKERIKNVEIVVAAALQNQVSTLHPYIKAGSTIAIVGSSGVGKSTIINSLIGRPFMATGEVRELDSKGRHTTTSRHLMLLESGGVLIDTPGMRELQLWGDQYSLSTSFEDIEALSEHCKFKNCTHTDEKGCAITQALDEGSVDEAHWINYVKMIKELAYLETRQDVSAMLERKNKWKKIHKEQRELYKRRNI; encoded by the coding sequence ATGGAATACAATCACTTAAGCCCATTGGGCTGGAATACCTATTTTGAAAATCAAATTACCCAGGACGAAAGAGAGCTCATCGTCGGTAAAGTATCTATAGAAAACAAAACCAACTACCAGGTACTTGCAGCCGGAGAAACATATATTGCAGAGGCGACAGGCCGCCTTTTTTACATGGCAGAAACAGATGCCGAGTTGCCAAAAGTGGGCGACTGGGTACTGATGATGGAAATTGACAAGGGAAAGGCCGTCATTCAAAAGGTGCTGCAGCGGCAGTCTGTCATTTCAAGAAAAGTACCCGGCAAAAAGCTGGAGGAGCAAATCATTGCTACCAACATCGACAAGCTTTTCATTGTGCAGGGGTTGGATAGCAACTTCAATCTCGCCCGACTTGAGCGCTACCTTGCACTCGCACAAAACGTGGAGCCAATCATTGTTTTGAACAAAGCCGATCTCTGCCCCCATCCAGAAGACATTGTTCGACAGGTGAAAGAGCGAATCAAAAATGTCGAGATTGTGGTGGCAGCGGCCCTGCAAAATCAGGTAAGCACCCTTCATCCTTATATAAAGGCTGGATCAACCATAGCGATTGTAGGCTCCTCTGGCGTTGGCAAATCGACAATCATCAACAGTCTGATTGGACGGCCGTTTATGGCAACAGGCGAGGTGAGGGAGCTGGACTCAAAGGGCAGGCATACCACAACAAGCCGACATCTGATGCTGCTGGAAAGTGGAGGTGTTTTGATAGACACTCCCGGCATGCGAGAACTCCAGCTCTGGGGTGACCAGTACAGCTTAAGCACTTCTTTCGAAGACATTGAAGCCTTGAGCGAGCATTGCAAATTCAAGAACTGCACACACACCGATGAAAAAGGCTGTGCCATCACCCAGGCGCTGGACGAAGGTTCGGTGGACGAAGCACACTGGATCAACTATGTCAAAATGATAAAGGAACTGGCGTACCTGGAAACAAGGCAGGATGTAAGTGCCATGCTTGAGAGAAAGAATAAGTGGAAGAAGATTCACAAAGAGCAAAGAGAACTTTACAAACGAAGGAACATATAG
- a CDS encoding SMP-30/gluconolactonase/LRE family protein, translating to MKKLSYFLAAAVLVACQSGKKTEETVVEETPATTVSLVKKWETDTTLTTPESVYYDVTNSVLYVACIGAVPPDAKDGDGFIAKVGLDGAIIDTQWVVGLDGPKGMGMVGNLLYVSNIDEVVEIDVNTGEITNRFPVDGASFLNDITVDASGTVYISDSNLSKIFALANGAVALWTEGEVLGGPNGLLAEDGRLMVASFGAGKFSTISIADKDVKMVVDSIPGGDGVVALDGDYFVSNWNGEVYYVTEDWKKTKLLDTKAAGANAADIEIAADQSLLFVPTFFGNTVVAYDIVKE from the coding sequence ATGAAAAAACTTAGCTATTTCTTGGCCGCTGCCGTTTTGGTGGCCTGCCAAAGTGGAAAGAAGACCGAAGAAACCGTCGTGGAAGAAACGCCAGCAACCACCGTTTCACTTGTGAAAAAATGGGAAACTGACACAACGCTGACCACTCCTGAGTCTGTTTACTACGATGTAACAAATAGCGTGCTGTACGTTGCTTGCATCGGAGCGGTGCCACCGGATGCGAAAGATGGAGACGGATTTATAGCCAAAGTAGGGCTTGATGGAGCCATCATCGACACCCAATGGGTGGTCGGTTTGGACGGCCCTAAAGGCATGGGCATGGTAGGCAACCTGCTTTACGTAAGCAACATCGACGAAGTGGTGGAGATAGATGTCAACACCGGTGAGATCACCAATAGATTTCCGGTAGACGGGGCCTCCTTCCTCAACGATATCACCGTTGACGCTTCAGGAACCGTCTATATCAGCGATTCGAACTTGAGCAAAATCTTTGCGCTAGCTAATGGTGCTGTAGCACTATGGACAGAAGGCGAGGTCCTCGGCGGCCCCAATGGCCTATTGGCGGAAGATGGAAGGTTGATGGTGGCATCCTTTGGCGCAGGCAAATTCAGCACTATCAGCATCGCCGATAAGGACGTGAAAATGGTGGTGGACTCAATTCCCGGTGGTGATGGCGTGGTAGCGCTGGATGGCGACTACTTTGTGTCCAACTGGAACGGCGAGGTATACTACGTGACAGAGGACTGGAAGAAAACAAAACTGCTTGACACCAAAGCAGCCGGTGCCAATGCGGCGGATATTGAAATTGCGGCGGATCAAAGCTTACTATTTGTTCCTACGTTTTTCGGCAACACAGTGGTCGCTTATGACATCGTGAAAGAGTAG
- a CDS encoding RNA polymerase sigma factor: MDSESASLQEYLVVRSQEGDRRAINELYKLYSKAMYNICRRMIGDEEEARDVLQDAFVDAFASLKKLQQPKTFPAWIKRVVVNHCINTLRKKRLFTISIEEKFDLAYEDDDDNYYARMEAGKILQAMDQISVGCKTVMNLYLFEGYDHGEIGQILGITESASKAQYCKGKAKVRDLLGMEKLKVANQ; the protein is encoded by the coding sequence TTGGATTCAGAAAGTGCGAGTTTACAGGAATACCTTGTGGTGAGGAGCCAGGAGGGCGATCGTCGGGCGATCAATGAGTTGTACAAGCTGTACTCAAAGGCTATGTACAATATCTGCCGCCGGATGATAGGCGACGAGGAAGAAGCCAGAGATGTGCTTCAGGATGCGTTTGTCGATGCCTTTGCCAGCTTGAAAAAGCTCCAGCAACCCAAGACTTTCCCTGCGTGGATCAAGCGGGTAGTGGTGAATCATTGCATCAATACGCTCAGGAAGAAGCGACTTTTCACTATCAGCATTGAGGAAAAGTTTGACCTGGCTTATGAAGATGACGACGACAACTACTATGCACGGATGGAGGCCGGTAAAATACTGCAAGCCATGGATCAGATTTCGGTGGGCTGCAAAACGGTGATGAATCTGTACCTCTTTGAAGGGTATGACCATGGAGAGATCGGGCAGATATTGGGTATAACGGAGTCGGCTTCGAAGGCCCAGTACTGTAAAGGAAAAGCAAAAGTGAGAGACTTGTTAGGAATGGAAAAATTGAAAGTAGCCAACCAATGA
- a CDS encoding class I SAM-dependent methyltransferase gives MANGFNLLAPVYDPLARLVFGKCIDRSQCDFFGRAVSVKSTLVAGGGTGRFFEEYFKQHPDSQLAFIEKSAGMIAKARSRTMPGMNIGFVRSDFLTYSETDPYDLVLLPFFLDMFSDESVEGIVKSVSQVSKPNTLLIVTDFVKQEKRGWKSLLIRGMYLFFRLTCDIEAHRLPNWQEAFARAGWNIKESATYCRGMIGTHLLARS, from the coding sequence ATGGCCAATGGATTTAACCTTTTGGCTCCTGTGTACGACCCGCTGGCCCGGCTTGTCTTTGGAAAGTGCATTGACAGAAGCCAATGCGACTTCTTCGGAAGGGCAGTGAGTGTCAAGTCTACACTGGTAGCAGGCGGCGGCACTGGCCGGTTTTTTGAAGAATACTTCAAGCAGCATCCGGATAGCCAACTGGCTTTTATTGAGAAGTCGGCAGGCATGATCGCAAAGGCACGGTCGAGAACGATGCCGGGGATGAATATTGGTTTTGTGCGGTCGGACTTTTTGACTTACAGCGAAACCGATCCTTATGACCTTGTGTTACTGCCGTTTTTTCTGGACATGTTCTCCGACGAGTCGGTGGAAGGTATTGTGAAGTCGGTATCGCAGGTGAGTAAACCGAACACACTGTTGATCGTGACTGATTTTGTGAAACAGGAAAAACGAGGGTGGAAATCACTTCTCATAAGGGGTATGTACTTATTTTTTCGCTTAACTTGTGATATTGAGGCACATAGGCTTCCCAATTGGCAGGAGGCATTTGCCAGAGCTGGATGGAACATTAAGGAGAGTGCCACGTATTGTAGAGGAATGATAGGTACTCACCTTTTAGCGAGAAGCTAA
- a CDS encoding UbiA prenyltransferase family protein has product MGRSFIIGLLKHGSLEVALGAVVMSMVVASTCDAYVPASVYISLFLAVWFIYILDRLFDARKIPTSASNPRHHFYQEHFSQLLTVLVIVGCVGLGSLVYLPAPVLLYGVLVMGSCLLYLLWVFLSTRSLPKEVVVAALYTAGISLAPRALASSGVGPVDLLIFMVIFLIAFINLILFSRQERQYDMADSQESFITRWKPEKIGLLLRAAFTMAIIGIAGFSWFSDSLLALQGLLMLMLGVLWILYQRMADFETSFTYRLIGDGIFLMPILLLI; this is encoded by the coding sequence ATGGGCAGGTCTTTTATAATAGGACTGCTTAAACATGGCAGCCTGGAGGTAGCTCTGGGTGCTGTCGTTATGTCGATGGTTGTTGCCTCTACCTGCGATGCCTATGTGCCTGCTTCTGTTTATATTTCCCTGTTTTTGGCTGTTTGGTTTATCTATATTCTCGACCGGCTTTTTGATGCCAGAAAAATACCCACATCCGCCAGCAACCCCCGGCATCATTTCTACCAGGAGCACTTCTCACAGTTGCTTACAGTCCTTGTGATAGTGGGATGCGTGGGCCTCGGCTCGCTGGTCTATTTGCCGGCACCAGTGTTGCTTTATGGTGTGTTGGTGATGGGAAGCTGCCTGCTGTATTTGCTGTGGGTATTTTTGTCGACCCGGAGCCTGCCTAAAGAAGTGGTTGTGGCAGCGCTTTATACTGCCGGAATTTCGCTGGCACCCCGGGCCTTGGCGAGCAGTGGTGTGGGGCCCGTGGATCTGCTGATTTTCATGGTGATATTCCTCATTGCTTTTATCAACCTGATTTTATTCTCCCGCCAAGAGCGGCAGTACGACATGGCCGATAGTCAGGAATCATTCATAACCCGGTGGAAACCCGAAAAAATAGGCTTGCTGTTGCGGGCTGCTTTTACTATGGCCATTATCGGGATAGCTGGCTTCTCCTGGTTCAGTGACAGCCTCCTTGCTCTGCAAGGGTTGCTGATGCTGATGCTTGGTGTACTTTGGATACTTTATCAGCGAATGGCTGATTTTGAAACCTCTTTCACCTATCGGCTCATTGGCGATGGCATTTTTCTGATGCCGATACTTCTTCTGATTTAG
- the atpG gene encoding ATP synthase F1 subunit gamma has product MANLKEVKGRIQSVTSTQQITKAMKMVAAAKLRRAQDRITQMRPYSEKLTGILRNVTSSVSDDLENEYAVVREVNRVALVVVSSDKGLCGAFNSSVFKAAVNLLKTKYKEQNEFGGVTIIPLGKKAMEFFKKRNYKVDTKYWDIFSNLSFDEVRPVAEYLMEAYKAGDFDAVELVYNEFKNVATQVLRVEKFLPIEPSEVEEESTSSSNAIDYIYEPSKEFIVKELIPKSLKIQVYKATLESNASEQGARMTAMDKATDNAGELLKELKLMYNRTRQAAITKEILEIVGGAEALKSS; this is encoded by the coding sequence ATGGCGAACCTAAAAGAGGTTAAGGGCAGAATTCAGTCGGTCACTTCTACTCAGCAGATCACTAAGGCCATGAAAATGGTGGCGGCTGCAAAGTTGAGGAGAGCGCAAGACCGCATTACGCAAATGCGCCCCTACTCTGAGAAGCTGACAGGTATACTTAGAAATGTTACTTCATCTGTTAGCGACGATTTGGAGAATGAATATGCCGTTGTTAGGGAGGTGAACAGGGTCGCTTTGGTTGTTGTTTCTTCTGACAAAGGCTTGTGTGGTGCTTTCAATAGCTCCGTTTTTAAAGCAGCTGTCAACCTTCTGAAAACAAAGTACAAGGAGCAGAATGAGTTCGGTGGAGTTACCATCATTCCTCTGGGAAAGAAGGCCATGGAGTTTTTCAAAAAGAGAAACTACAAAGTCGACACGAAGTACTGGGACATTTTCTCTAACCTCTCATTTGATGAAGTTCGCCCGGTAGCCGAGTACCTGATGGAAGCTTATAAGGCTGGAGATTTTGACGCCGTAGAGCTTGTATACAACGAGTTCAAAAACGTGGCTACTCAGGTGTTGAGGGTAGAAAAGTTCCTTCCTATTGAGCCGTCTGAGGTGGAAGAAGAGAGCACGTCCAGCTCAAATGCCATCGACTACATTTATGAGCCATCAAAGGAGTTCATCGTAAAAGAGCTAATCCCCAAGTCACTGAAGATTCAGGTGTACAAAGCCACTTTGGAGTCTAATGCTTCAGAGCAAGGCGCCAGGATGACAGCCATGGACAAGGCGACTGATAACGCTGGCGAGCTTTTGAAAGAGCTGAAGCTGATGTACAATAGAACCCGTCAGGCAGCGATCACCAAGGAGATCCTAGAGATCGTTGGTGGTGCTGAAGCACTAAAGAGTAGTTAA
- the atpA gene encoding F0F1 ATP synthase subunit alpha, translated as MADVRPDEVSAILREQLSNFRTEAELEEVGTVLQVGDGVARIYGLTQAQAGELLEFENGLKALVLNLEEDNVGAVLLGDPKGIKEGATVKRTKTIASIKVGDSMCGRVVDTLGNPIDGKGPLTGDLYEMPLERKAPGVIYRQPVNEPLQTGVKAIDAMIPIGRGQRELIIGDRQTGKTAVAIDTIINQKEFYEKGEPVYCIYVAVGQKASTVAGIVASLEKAGAMPYTVIVSAAASDPAPMQFFSPFTGASIGEYFRDTGRPALVIYDDLSKQAVSYREVSLLLRRPPGREAYPGDVFYLHSRLLERAAKINDNDEIASQMNDLPESLKGKVKGGGSLTALPIIETQAGDVSAYIPTNVISITDGQIFLETNLFNSGVRPAINVGISVSRVGGNAQIKSMKKVAGTLKLDQAQFRELEAFAKFGSDLDASTKLTIDRGRRNQEILKQPQFSPMSVEHQIAIIYVSTKGFLDKVPLDKVKAFEKEFLALLSAQHQDALDLLRAGKLEDSVINTLAETAKSLQKSYVS; from the coding sequence ATGGCAGACGTAAGACCTGACGAGGTATCAGCGATTTTGAGAGAGCAGCTCTCAAACTTCAGAACTGAGGCTGAGCTCGAAGAAGTAGGAACAGTTCTTCAGGTAGGTGATGGAGTGGCCCGTATTTACGGACTTACTCAGGCACAAGCCGGTGAACTTTTAGAGTTCGAAAACGGCTTGAAGGCATTGGTACTTAACCTGGAAGAAGACAACGTAGGTGCAGTATTGCTGGGCGACCCAAAAGGAATTAAAGAAGGTGCTACTGTAAAGCGCACAAAGACAATTGCCTCCATTAAAGTAGGCGATAGCATGTGCGGCAGAGTAGTAGATACACTTGGCAATCCTATCGACGGTAAAGGTCCTTTGACTGGCGACTTGTACGAAATGCCGCTTGAAAGAAAAGCGCCGGGTGTTATCTATCGTCAGCCGGTAAACGAACCGCTGCAAACTGGTGTAAAGGCTATTGATGCCATGATTCCAATTGGTCGTGGTCAAAGGGAGTTGATCATTGGTGACCGTCAGACAGGTAAGACCGCTGTGGCCATCGATACCATCATCAACCAGAAAGAGTTTTACGAAAAGGGCGAACCTGTTTACTGTATATATGTGGCGGTAGGCCAAAAGGCCTCTACCGTAGCAGGTATTGTTGCTTCTCTTGAAAAAGCAGGAGCTATGCCTTACACTGTTATCGTGTCGGCTGCTGCATCCGACCCGGCACCAATGCAGTTCTTTTCGCCGTTTACAGGTGCTTCTATCGGGGAATACTTCCGTGATACCGGACGCCCTGCTTTGGTTATCTATGATGACCTTTCCAAGCAGGCGGTTTCTTACCGTGAGGTGTCACTTCTTCTTCGTCGCCCGCCAGGACGTGAGGCCTACCCGGGTGACGTATTCTATCTTCACTCTCGTTTGCTCGAGCGTGCTGCCAAAATCAACGACAACGATGAAATTGCCAGCCAAATGAATGACCTTCCAGAGTCATTGAAAGGCAAAGTAAAAGGAGGCGGATCATTGACAGCCCTTCCGATTATTGAGACGCAAGCCGGTGACGTTTCTGCTTACATCCCGACTAACGTAATCTCAATTACTGACGGACAGATTTTCCTTGAAACCAACCTGTTTAACTCAGGTGTGCGTCCTGCTATCAACGTTGGTATTTCTGTGTCAAGGGTGGGTGGTAATGCCCAGATCAAGTCGATGAAGAAAGTGGCTGGTACGCTGAAGCTGGATCAGGCCCAGTTCCGTGAACTTGAGGCTTTTGCCAAGTTCGGCTCCGACCTCGATGCGTCTACCAAGCTCACAATTGACAGGGGTAGAAGAAACCAGGAAATATTGAAGCAGCCTCAGTTCAGCCCAATGTCGGTTGAGCATCAGATCGCTATCATTTACGTGTCAACAAAAGGCTTCCTTGACAAAGTACCTTTGGACAAGGTGAAAGCCTTTGAGAAAGAGTTTCTTGCACTATTGTCAGCGCAGCATCAGGATGCACTGGATTTGCTTCGTGCGGGTAAGCTGGAAGACAGCGTGATAAACACCCTGGCCGAGACGGCTAAGAGTCTTCAAAAAAGTTACGTATCCTAA
- the atpH gene encoding ATP synthase F1 subunit delta has product MSEFRIATRYAKSLLELAEEKGVLDKVNEDMIAFDHLCKANRDFALMLKNPIIQHHRKLAILKKIFAGKVHDLTLSIFDIITRKNREFILPMLASEFTHQYNVRKGISEATVTTNFALTPDLRKEFMRLLKEITKKEIELTEKVDKEMLGGYIIKVGDLQLDDSVDSRLKDLKTKLISSSYIKKF; this is encoded by the coding sequence ATGTCAGAATTCAGGATAGCCACAAGATACGCCAAGTCTTTGCTGGAGTTGGCAGAGGAAAAGGGAGTGCTTGATAAGGTCAACGAAGACATGATCGCATTTGATCACTTGTGCAAGGCTAACAGGGATTTTGCTTTGATGCTTAAAAACCCAATTATTCAGCACCACCGCAAGCTGGCCATTCTTAAAAAGATATTCGCCGGCAAGGTGCATGACCTGACCCTGTCCATTTTCGATATTATCACAAGAAAGAACAGGGAGTTCATTTTGCCAATGCTCGCAAGTGAATTTACCCATCAATATAATGTGAGGAAGGGTATTTCCGAGGCAACAGTTACCACCAATTTTGCCTTGACACCTGATCTTCGTAAGGAATTCATGAGGCTGTTGAAAGAGATTACCAAGAAGGAAATCGAGTTGACAGAGAAGGTAGACAAGGAGATGTTGGGAGGCTACATCATTAAAGTGGGCGACCTTCAATTAGACGACAGCGTCGATTCTCGTCTCAAAGATTTGAAGACGAAATTGATTTCAAGTTCATACATTAAGAAGTTTTAA